In Gemmatimonadota bacterium, the DNA window ACCGGCCCACCGGGCTGCCCTCCGCGCTCCCCCACTCCGACAGACGGCCGAACAGCAGGGCTTGATACTCCCAGAACTTTCCCGCCTCGCCGGCACAACGCGCCGCCCGCGCCGCCAGGAACGAATGCTTGTGCTCGCCGCCCAGCGGGAAATCGTAGTAGACGATCTGCAGCTTGCCGGCTTGCACGTAGTTCGTCTCCAGCAGCGGCTGCACCTGCGCCGCGAACTGGCCGCAGTACGGGCACATGTAGTCACTGAACACGACCAGCTTGACGGGCGCGTTCGCCGGCCCCTTCACCATCCCCTGCGCCTTCTCGTACAGCACGCGGGGATCCTGAATGGCCAGCTCGACCGGCTCGACAGCCGTACCCGCCCCGCGGCTAAGGACCACGTAGGCCAGCGCCCCCACTCCCACCAGGGCGAGGGCGCCGAGCACCAGGTAGAAGGTGCGCAGCGTCCCGCTCGAGGCCGCCTTCTTGTTCCGCG includes these proteins:
- a CDS encoding DsbA family protein, which encodes MAARNKKAASSGTLRTFYLVLGALALVGVGALAYVVLSRGAGTAVEPVELAIQDPRVLYEKAQGMVKGPANAPVKLVVFSDYMCPYCGQFAAQVQPLLETNYVQAGKLQIVYYDFPLGGEHKHSFLAARAARCAGEAGKFWEYQALLFGRLSEWGSAEGSPVGRFRGYASELGLDAAEFERCLESDRHAELVSANRLLGLELGVSATPWVIVNGRRIGNALNYRELKEVIDQEMGA